A single region of the Perca flavescens isolate YP-PL-M2 unplaced genomic scaffold, PFLA_1.0 EPR50_1.1_unplaced_scaf_5, whole genome shotgun sequence genome encodes:
- the LOC114551767 gene encoding uncharacterized protein LOC114551767 produces the protein MVHQWVHDVREWASDDSAGTRCDDQQPLQESIEEMFLAVHHRKASLYNQTDSNKIRQLRRRKLGEEKKKLFEKIKLYNEQVADEERILEDKVESRLSVVEGDSGADCLIWPWEVHSRESSNILTKKKIFDVYMSKMRLQEEKIILMREMRQHCAYLRKLAWSLRKMMSEMSSGRNSGSLSEEGHRGLLCLHQKRLADVEEKFQVVSSRYSQALGPNAASLLEDGPEDIPEDDKEHVYESSDESDFEAV, from the exons ATGGTGCATCAGTGGGTTCATGATGTCAGAGAATGGGCTTCCGATG ATTCTGCAGGTACCAGATGTGATGACCAACAACCTCTTCAGGAATCAATTGAAGAAATGTTCCTTGCGGTTCATCACAGAAAAGCCAGCCTTTATAATCAGACTG ACAGCAACAAAATCCGACAGTTGCGACGAAGGAAATTgggggaagagaagaaaaaactgTTTGAAAAAATCAAGCTGTACAATGAGCAGGTTGCAGATGAGGAGCGCATCCTTGAGGATAAGGTGGAAAGCAGACTCTCTGTGGTGGAAGGAGACAGTGGGGCAGACTGTCTAATATGGCCGTGGGAAGTGCACAGCAGAG AATCGAGCAATATCCTTACGAAGAAGAAGATTTTTGATGTTTACATGTCAAAAATGCGGCTTCAAGAGGAAAAGATAATTTTGATGAGGGAGATGAGACAGCACTGCGCCTACCTCAGAAAGCTGGCCTGGAGTCTCCGCAAAATGATGTCCGAAATGTCTTCTGGCAGGAACAGTG GCAGTTTAAGTGAAGAGGGGCATCGTGGGCTGCTGTGTCTTCATCAGAAAAGGCTTGCTGATGTGGAGGAGAAGTTCCAAGTCGTTAGCTCAAGGTACAGCCAGGCTTTAGGACCGAATGCTGCTTCTCTGCTTGAGGATGGACCCGAGGACATACCGGAGGACGACAAAGAACATGTATATGAGAGTTCAGATGAGAGTGATTTTGAGGCAGTGTAA